A DNA window from Hordeum vulgare subsp. vulgare chromosome 1H, MorexV3_pseudomolecules_assembly, whole genome shotgun sequence contains the following coding sequences:
- the LOC123426354 gene encoding receptor-like protein kinase HERK 1, with the protein MGTTSEQKIALLLLGTIWVLLGTCNAEFTPADNYLINCGSTVDVHVPGQGFFRADNSGSTILKSDHNVAANTLPDAVISSDNPVLYQTARIFSVPSSYSFNMKSRGRHFVRLHFFGFRYQSYDLAVAKFKVSTQDVVLLDNFTPPSNSSPLVREYSLNITEDKLILTFVPLGNSTSFINAIEVISVPDDLIRDSAQTVNPSGQYLGLTTQSFQTFYRINVGGREVTAANDTLSRSWDTDQNFFLNSTTTELFAYQAKLNYQKGAATKEDAPDSVYNTARRFAVQNRTSLVSNMTWQFDVDGSSSYLIRFHFCDIVSKAAYSLYFDIYVDGRLALENVDLSERVLGTLAVPYYMEFVLKSSDPSGKLSVGIGPSSLNNVAPDGILNGLEIMKMDISTGTVYVVWPPGTPNRKLAIILGTVLGGVGAVSIAIILCFVLRRKKKEKKPRRAPTSRPSSSWSPLTLNGLSFLSTGTRTTSRTTLTSGTNSDASYRIPFALLQVATKHFDEQMVVGVGGFGKVYKAVLQDSTKVAVKRGNQKSHQGLREFRTEIELLSGLRHRHLVSLIGYCDEQNEMILVYEYMEKGTLKSHLYGSDMPPLSWKKRVEICIGAARGLHYLHTGFAKSIIHRDVKSANILLDENLMAKVSDFGLSKTGPELDQTHVSTAVKGSFGYLDPEYYRRQKLTDKSDVYSFGVVLLEVICARPVIDPTLPRDMINLAEWAIKWQKRGELGQIVDQRIAGTIRPESLRKYGETVEKCLADYGVDRPTMGDVLWNLEFVLQLQEAGPDVSNVDSMNQISELPPDTRRMGSLEIGTADESPTNMDYSQMSTNDAFSQLMNTEGR; encoded by the coding sequence ATGGGCACCACTTCTGAGCAAAAGATAGCTCTGCTCCTTCTTGGGACCATCTGGGTTCTTCTTGGTACCTGCAATGCTGAATTCACCCCTGCAGACAACTACCTCATCAACTGTGGTTCCACCGTTGACGTTCATGTCCCAGGTCAGGGGTTCTTCAGAGCAGACAATTCCGGCTCAACTATTTTGAAATCAGATCACAACGTCGCCGCAAATACCTTGCCGGATGCAGTCATAAGTTCTGACAATCCTGTGCTGTATCAAACTGCAAGGATATTCAGTGTGCCGTCGTCCTACTCCTTCAACATGAAGAGCCGTGGCCGGCATTTTGTCCGGCTGCACTTCTTCGGTTTCAGATACCAAAGCTATGATCTTGCCGTGGCAAAGTTCAAAGTGTCCACGCAGGATGTTGTGTTACTTGACAATTTCACTCCGCCGAGCAATTCCTCACCGCTGGTCAGGGAGTATTCACTGAATATTACTGAGGATAAGCTGATTCTCACATTTGTGCCTCTGGGAAACAGCACATCtttcatcaatgctattgaagtaATATCTGTTCCTGATGATCTGATACGTGATTCAGCGCAAACTGTAAATCCCTCCGGCCAGTATCTcggccttacaacacagtcatttCAGACATTCTACAGGATTAATGTGGGTGGACGGGAGGTGACCGCTGCCAATGACACACTCTCGCGTTCATGGGATACTGACCAGAACTTCTTCCTAAATTCCACTACCACTGAACTGTTTGCTTACCAAGCGAAGCTGAATTATCAGAAAGGTGCTGCAACCAAGGAGGATGCACCGGACAGTGTGTACAACACTGCAAGGCGGTTTGCTGTGCAAAATAGAACCAGCTTAGTGTCCAACATGACATGGCAATTTGATGTTGATGGTAGTTCGAGCTATCTGATCCGCTTCCATTTTTGTGACATAGTGAGCAAGGCAGCATATTCCCTCTACTTTGATATTTATGTGGATGGCCGGTTAGCGTTAGAAAATGTTGACCTCTCTGAAAGAGTTCTTGGTACCTTGGCTGTGCCATACTACATGGAATTTGTCTTGAAGTCAAGTGATCCTTCTGGTAAGCTAAGTGTCGGCATTGGGCCTTCCAGCTTGAACAATGTGGCACCAGATGGCATCTTGAATGGCCTGGAGATCATGAAGATGGACATCAGTACTGGCACTGTTTATGTTGTGTGGCCACCAGGAACGCCAAATAGGAAACTGGCTATCATATTGGGCACTGTTCTCGGAGGCGTTGGTGCTGTTAGCATTGCCATTATTCTCTGCTTCGTCCtcagaagaaagaaaaaggagaagaagccgCGGCGGGCACCGACAAGTCGGCCTTCAAGTTCTTGGTCACCACTCACCCTCAATGGCCTTAGCTTCCTTAGCACAGGTACCCGAACAACCAGCCGGACCACTCTTACATCTGGGACAAACAGTGATGCAAGCTACCGGATTCCTTTTGCTTTGCTGCAAGTAGCAACCAAACACTTCGACGAGCAAATGGTTGTCGGAGTTGGGGGGTTTGGGAAGGTATACAAAGCAGTTCTGCAGGACAGCACCAAAGTCGCAGTGAAGCGGGGCAACCAGAAGTCCCACCAAGGGCTCAGAGAGTTCCGGACAGAGATCGAGCTGCTGTCAGGGCTGCGACACCGTCACCTCGTGTCACTCATCGGATACTGCGATGAGCAGAACGAGATGATCTTGGTGTACGAGTACATGGAGAAAGGCACGCTGAAGAGTCACCTGTATGGCAGTGACATGCCTCCTCTCAGCTGGAAGAAAAGGGTGGAAATATGCATAGGGGCTGCAAGGGGCCTCCACTACCTGCACACGGGTTTTGCAAAGTCAATCATCCATCGTGATGTCAAGTCTGCAAACATTCTCCTCGACGAAAATCTCATGGCCAAGGTTTCTGATTTCGGCCTGTCGAAGACGGGACCTGAGTTGGATCAGACACATGTTAGCACTGCGGTGAAAGGGAGCTTCGGGTATCTTGACCCTGAGTACTACCGGAGGCAGAAGCTGACCGACAAGTCGGATGTGTACTCATTCGGCGTGGTCTTGCTGGAGGTGATATGCGCGAGGCCAGTCATCGACCCAACTCTTCCAAGAGACATGATCAACCTCGCAGAATGGGCTATCAAGTGGCAGAAGAGGGGAGAGCTTGGTCAGATCGTCGATCAACGGATCGCTGGGACAATCAGGCCTGAGTCGTTGAGGAAGTACGGTGAGACTGTCGAGAAGTGTCTTGCGGATTACGGCGTTGACCGCCCTACCATGGGTGATGTCCTGTGGAATCTGGAGTTTGTGCTCCAGCTGCAGGAGGCCGGCCCGGACGTCTCCAATGTTGACAGCATGAATCAGATCTCTGAACTTCCTCCGGACACCAGAAGGATGGGCTCTCTGGAGATTGGCACCGCAGACGAAAGCCCCACAAACATGGATTACTCTCAGATGTCGACCAACGATGCCTTCTCGCAGCTGATGAACACTGAAGGGAGGTGA